CCTGGACTAGTAAGATGTACAATAGAATGTGTGAACATCATACATGTAGCTTGTTATAGTGACATCATCGCACATATCACCTATAAGAACACAAACTGTGTTTATGTGGCTAAAAGTGTCATTCCAGCAGTCTATTGTCTGCCCTGAAAAGTAGACAGAATACCTTTGTCACTGCAAAATGTAGTTCTGAATTACCACTGCGATCAAGAGTCATGATGGGCAACATAGTCACTAATAGCAAAGTTCCTTAGTTTTACTAGATCCAATATCTTAGCCAAAATTCAAATCCAAATTTGCCACATCATTTTGGTGTACTATAGAATGAATGTAGAGCTTATAAGGGGCCTATATTGAAACAGGCTAGGGAtttgcttattattattattataaaaacttatgagttttaacaaaaacaactgGGCATTTCCTTTTCCCAGCCTGATTTTCATGGTAGGCATGAGGCTTTGTTGATGTAGTACTTTTAGTCACCTTGGCAACACCGGATCTGGTAAGTGTGAGGAACATTTTGGTTGCTATCTAATTCTCATTTCTCATTGCTGTTTCACCCTTGCAAGCATATCGGCATCTTTTGGTTATCAtctgttcttgctttctttttcccattCATGATTGTTGAGAATTTTTCTTTACAGCTTTGCAGGTACTTTTAGCGAGAAGGTTACGAGAACTGTGAGGCAATTCTCTCCACATTTAGCGGCAAAAATGAGACCTCCTCTGACGTAGGTCCTTTTGTTTATATTGTTTCGTGTAGCATCTATTTTGCTGTTTTATTCACTTTTTAGCTTTGACAGACCTGTTATTCGTGGACGACCATCAGCAAAAAGAGCAATTTACATATGTGGTCGGCCTCGCTGGTTCTTTGTcatgatattttcttttggtACTTTAATACCTTCCCGCATCTTTTTCCCCTTTCAAAGCAATATAAAACTGTTGTGAACCAAGTAGCATTTACTGGTAACTGATTGTATTTGCTTTCTACTTCCCATGTTCTGCAGTGAGTTTCACCCTTTGGTATGTCTCCTGTGGTCTCTTGACTGTTCTATGGGCACTTGCCATTGGACTTCTCGGTTCGTTTCTTTCTTACTCATATCTTTCACACTTTCTTTAGAATTTcatgttctcttttctttattctctccttttctttctcagcCACTATCCTACATGCAAGTTTCCGAACACCTAACCTGAAAGCTCGTCTGAACACATTTCGTGAGGAGTTTCGTGCAGTTTGGCGCAATTACAGTGAGCTGTAGCTTGAGCTTGTGGCCTGTGTTCATATCTTTGAATCTGGGGCGTTTATTTTCTTCGCATGTGTACGTAAAAATGTGCTATTATTGCTGCTACATTAAAAATGTCGTATTACTAGTTCAAGGCCACCATCATTGCTGCTTGTAGAGGTGGTTTTACTGTAAAATATCCTTTTCATGGGGAATGCTGAAGCCAGCAGTTGCTTTTCATCTATCATGTTAATTATTTACAAACTTTCATGGTAACAACAGGTTTGCTTTTGTGCAGGGATTATTTCTTCATTTCGGGGCTTACATAGCTCACTTTATTCTGGGGTTTTAGCTGTTTCTGTTGCTACAAAGCAATTTTCTCTGACTGGACTGGAAATTCTCAGGCTAAGGCTGCTAATGTTTACATATCTCCAATATGTCATGTAAATTGTCAGGACTTCTTTCTGTAAAGTGAACAAGTCCATATTAGAAGAAACctagaaagaaagggaaaaaggtTGGCATTTAGAATTCTTGGATGAAGTCTTAATGCCCAACTTGATTTCAAGGGTTCTATGCTGTTATGAAATGTGTCTGAAGTATTTTCTATCGAAATGAGTTGTTATCTACCGATTGTCCATTTTCAACTGATGCAATTGTAGCTTCTTGATCTACATCAATCAGTTGTCCGGGGGTGAAATTTGTTCATACCAGATCGTTCCTGTCATAGCAACCCACCACTTTGAGTTACTGAAATTCTGGAACTGAGCGAACCAGAGATGCTATTCAGCGTGGCAAGTGCTAATCAGGGACATGGCACAAGGAGGGAGGTCGGATAGAAGCTATGGATTCTTTCCGACACTCTTGGTTGCTTATGTGtatcaaacaaattattttccttTACAGAAGAAGCCAGCCCAGGATCTGAGTAAAACTTCAACGATATGTAATGGGAAAGAGTTTACTACATCTGGACGAGGGAAAATCACTTGAGCTGTTTGTAATTGGATCCGTTTGCTCTCTTCTACACCGAAGTGCAAATGGCACTCAACTGGATTTTCTGTGTTTTCCTCCCATTCCCGGAATGATCATCTTTCTCAAAACTAGCATATACTGTCAACatagtattataaaaatttGGACGTGTGGCAGGTTCCCTCCCTAGCTTTACAACGTGATTATATGTTTGCTTCACCGTAGTGATTATGCTCACTCTATTGATAACCTGAATTGCCCGAAAACAATCTCTTGGACATCCTcaactcccccccccccccccccccctcgtATTTTGGGACAAAGACCTCTTCAATTCTTCTTGAAGTCTTAGTTAAGacattattttatgatttatggaAGGATagcaaaaaggagaaaaaaaaaccccgaGATACCAAATTTGAGATGATTGTGTTGCCATCCTCACGTTGACACCAACTCAGCaacacgtaaaaaaaaaaaaaaaaaagggtgaagGAACGGCAAGTGTTGATTCAACTTTATAAGATAAACAGATTAACCGCCTAATGATTCGAGTCAACTGTTGATTAAACATTTAGTGGGGTCAAGGGTGTTGTAGGCTGCATGAAATGGCATGGAACCGAATAGTTCTATTAGAATAAAATCAAACGACAACTTTTGCCGCAACCAAATCATGAATCCTCATGTACTATTTGATACTTTCACGAAGATATCAACATATACTGCAACATTGATGTCTtgtttcattataattattataattataaagaaaaccaAGACCTGAGGTGTTTTTACTGTCGAAATGTACTGTTAATTTTCTGATATATCAATGTGGATtgaaataatcaattttttttaatttttagttcgGTCCTTGATCTTTTGTTTTGcacaattgaatatttttttagctcaaATTAGCActcaattgtttatttttttggaagaaagggttggattaaaagataaaggatcaaagtgaaaagaGCGGGGAAAATAGGGGATGGcttcaaatttcatttgaaaagttcattttagtccccgtatattttttagttattagatGATAAGTCcctttagatataaaaaattcaattttaataccaAATTTTATTTCCCTTACTTTTCAGTCCTTTTAtatgagagaagagagaggcTTGTTGGATTTTAGTGTAGAGAGAAAAAGTCTTCACAACAATTCCAGCCATAAAAATAGTTGATATCGTTgttaataagttttatttgataataaaaattttagttgTATTTTTTCCTTGCTTGAGGCAGTAGATTTGCTCGCGAGAAAAGTTTTTGGTTCAtgttgatttcaattttttgaGGCTCAGATATTAGCGTGTAATAAAATGATTTCgcaagaaacaagaaaatgaaattgaccGTTAAGTTTGCAACGTAGAAGACAGTATTAGTCAATTAGCAAAATTATTCCGGGACCGTATGGGTTTAACTCATTTTCCCAACCCAATTCATAGCCGAGATCATACCctttttttcatagaaaaagCCCTCAATCTAGCCTAAAACCATtataaattgagtttgaaaccttttagattttatcaattttactctaaatataataaatataagaagaagaagtcatCTCTCAATTCATCCTATTTGTCCATTCTACGCATCCTCTAAGGCTTTCATTTATGATGCCAAATTAAGCTCGAATATGTCATAAATTTCATCCACTACACTACTAGCTCAtaaatccttttatatatatatatatatatatatatatatatatatatatatatatatatatatatatatatcatattcaACACTTATATTCATGGTTCTTATGTTTTGGTTTGTCACGGTACGTATGCGTCGTCTGTATATATAATGCACAATTTTTCATTTCCAATGGGgcaaatttgaaaggaaaacatggaatcttctttttcttggtgATGCTTAGAGTATTTGGCTAACTGATTTTCAAGGAAATTCAATTGTACTGGAAAGCGTGTTCTCCTCTAACAACAAGTAATTAAGCCTAAACATTAATTagtgaaatttaaaattcaatcaaaacatCAACTAAACTTCTTAATACTTCTTAATAACATGTTCGAATAAGCTTAAAACACTTTACCAGGCAATAATATATATGCACTCTGAAAACTAACCGATTAAGATTTTTCcgagctctcttttttttcttcttcacctCCCTAACTTCTTCTCTCTAACTCCTTAACAATCTCACACTTTTCCCCACCCACCTACACGcatatgaattttgttaattCTTACTATGTCTTTTCTTTACATCCTTTTATGTTTTCTAGGTAATATTTTCTAGATTTCATTGTCAGTTTATACCAAATTTAAGCTAGGCTATTTCgaattccatttaatttttattcatgtttctatttttttcagtcattttttgtatttttatttttaaaaatagcacataaccattttatttcaaatttccaAAATCTGTTATCTTCCTCCAAGTGTAAATAGTCAATTtacttaatataatatttacttCATTATTCTTATAGATCTTATCTAGGGTTTACATCCTATCacattctatttttaaaataataacttactcgaagtttaaattttttaagaactcATTTTACTCTATTCAATATTCTATTCAATATGTCCATAATTATTTCCTAATTAACccattttattttcaggttcaaacttaattttttattaatattgaaaaaattagtATGGGGGTTTACACttacaaagaaacaaaatgtcATTGTAAGAAACATGTTACTGATGATTGGTCCGTCGTCGGAACtaccaaattataattttgacttaactatcacaaataaaataaatttgtagtatGATCATGAAAACCAGgtcgaacccaagaaaaatttcatttaatcttCTTACAGTATACTGAAATGAGAAAGAATGGGGGATTTGAATGAAGAATTCAAGAAACaataattctgaaaataataaattgatatgtcATTAAATCAGTTCAAGGGTCCACATATCCATTCCTATAAATCTGTTGATCAtcgaagtaaaataaatattctttcacgtcaagaaaataaatttgatatcccTTAAAGCCGAGGGAAATCGATGAGATTATGAGTATGTTAATTAGAAAAAGCTCTCTAATCCATTTCTTACTTTCAAGCGAATGTAATATTGAAAGCAA
The Populus nigra chromosome 3, ddPopNigr1.1, whole genome shotgun sequence genome window above contains:
- the LOC133690327 gene encoding PRA1 family protein A1-like; protein product: MDWGNVTAEDLIDALREVDWSSPPRPLSEFFSRFTLPKSSSKWNSRLKCNLYYYRTNYFIMMVLIMGLGFLRRPLAIVAALLTALSIAFMNDSFAGTFSEKVTRTVRQFSPHLAAKMRPPLTPVIRGRPSAKRAIYICGRPRWFFVMIFSFVSFTLWYVSCGLLTVLWALAIGLLATILHASFRTPNLKARLNTFREEFRAVWRNYSEL